The Acidobacteriota bacterium genome segment TAATACTGCGGCTGACCTTCGCGCGGGAAGGGAATTGCCGCCCGCGAAAAATATAGCGCCCGTCCCTGCCCGTCCAGCACCACCTTGCACGCACTCGGCAATTGCGCCTCTGCGGCCTCCATGACCGTATACAGCGACGCCACCTGCGTCGCCTCTTCCCGGAACAGCGCGTCCACCAGCACCTCCAGCATCTCCGCCCTCACCATCGGTTCGTCGCCCTGAATATTCACCACCGCTGCCGCGCCCATCTCCTGCGCCACCTGCCACACCCGGTCCGTTCCCGAGGTGTGCGCGGCGCTGGTGAGACGCACTGGGATCGCGTGCGCGCGACAGAATGTTGCGATCTCGGCGCTGTCGGTGGCCACCACTACCGTGTGCAGCCGCCGGCAGTCCGCTGCCCCTTCGTAAACCCGTTGGATCATGGGTACGCCCACGATGGGAAGCAGCGGTTTGCCCGGCAGTCGCGTCGAAGCCATGCGCGCCGGAATTACACCCAGAACACCCGGGGTCTTTCGCATCCCAATAGACTAATGGACTAAGTGGTGTTTTGCTAGGTAGTTCAGATTCCTCATCGCTGACGCCCGCCCGCGCGCATTTGCGGGACTATCCGGCAGGAGCGCATAGTAAACTTCCATATTCCACTTGGCCTGGTCGTAATGGTGGGTGTAGAAATACGATTCGCCAATCAGAAAATACGCGGCCGCCGGTGACGGCGGCGCATCCTGCAGCGCTTTTTCCGCCAGGGTCCGAGCCGCCAGGTACCGGTGCAGGCGTATGTCCAGGAGTGCCATGTCCAGATACGTCGACCAATACACCGGTGGCAGCCGCAGCGCCTCCTCCAGATGTTCTTGCGCTGTTGCCGTATCACCGATAATGAATTCCAGCCGCCCCAGCATCGTCAGCGCTGCCGTATTGCGCGGATTGCGTGCCAGCGCCATGTCCAGATCCGATCGCGCCGCCGCGTAGTTCTTCCGGCTCAAGCTGATGCTGGCCCGGTCACTGTAAGCACGGCTCCAGGCCGGTGCTTCCTGGATCGCCTGATTGAGGAGTTTCCACGCCCCCCCCTCATCCGATTTTTCCAGCGCCTTTTCCGCCTTTACCAGTGTCGTTTGCGCCTTGATCGGCGCTTGGAGGTCGTTAACCGAAACCGTCGCCGGTGCGATTCCCAGGTCATGCCGGTGCATCCCGGGGTTCCGCTTCATGCGCAGCACCAAACCTTCCGTGGAACTCGCCGGTGCCGGGAACTCTCGTATACCCTCTGTCGTGGCCACCGTCAGGGTGTAGGATCCGGCCTGCGGCGCCCCAAACGAAAATCGCCCGCTTGCATCCGTAAGCTCGCTCAGGATGACCGCCGGCGAGGCGAGTGTCAGCCGGATGGCTGCCGCCTTCACGTCCGCCCCATGCGAGTTTTCCACCCTCCCCTGGACT includes the following:
- the kdsB gene encoding 3-deoxy-manno-octulosonate cytidylyltransferase yields the protein MRKTPGVLGVIPARMASTRLPGKPLLPIVGVPMIQRVYEGAADCRRLHTVVVATDSAEIATFCRAHAIPVRLTSAAHTSGTDRVWQVAQEMGAAAVVNIQGDEPMVRAEMLEVLVDALFREEATQVASLYTVMEAAEAQLPSACKVVLDGQGRALYFSRAAIPFPREGQPQYYKHLGYYAYSREALEAFHGWAPTMLEMTERLEQLRFLHHGVEIAMAETPYNTIGIDTAEDLAAAEALIRGANRQYGVEAAKSKRIG